Proteins co-encoded in one Brassica rapa cultivar Chiifu-401-42 chromosome A02, CAAS_Brap_v3.01, whole genome shotgun sequence genomic window:
- the LOC103853710 gene encoding disease resistance protein RPS6 has product MSSSSSSCDLVYDVFPSFRGEDVRKSFLSHFLKELDRKLISAFKDKKIETSESLDPVLKQAIKKSRIAIVIFSQNYVSSSWCLNELLEIVKCQQELSQIVIPVFYDVDPCHVRHQTKEFGEVFKKTCLRRTDDEIKLWKKALTDVANLVGYHSQNWENEATMIEVIANDVLGKLNLTQSKDFEDFVGIEEHMEKMSSLLCLESKEVKMIGIWGPSGIGKSIIARALEARLSRHFHGKVFIDMRFISKSKEYYRKGNSDDINMKLHLQENFLSKILDKEGVKVDTLNAVREKLKRQKVLIFFDDLDDQVVLDALAGGDEWFGPGSRIIAITKDMQILRAHGITCVYKVETPSKEIALQMLCRSAFRQDSPPDGFMEVASEVAMRVGCLPLGLNIIGSSLRERDKTHWVNMLPALRKGLHGKIEEALSFSYKALERKEYQALFRHVACLFNGDEVSYIKLMLADSELNVDMGLEVLVDKSLIRVVPSWNNTNIVEMHCLVQEMGKEIVRGQSDKPGEREFLMDSKDVCNILKDRTGTEKLIGISMDLDEIDKVKIHEKAFKRMSNLRFLKFYKRSLQPKKEVRWQSPKTLNDFPDELKLLSWPGYPMECMPSNFCPEYLVELNMPNSKLKKLWKEVEELTYLKDMDLSGSKSLKKIPDLSTATNLETLNLHGCSSLVELPSSIQSLNKLTDLNMSGCTNLETLPNGANLKSLVRLVLTGCSQLKVFPDISSKIESIIANKTAFESFPSKLRLENLVELRMEHSMSRRLWEGVQPLTSLTKIMLSGSQNLKEIPDLSLATSLETLNLNGCSSLVELTCSSIQNLNKLTTLEMTGCSSLETLPTGINLKSLYRLNLNECSRLKSFPDISDNISTLNLNQTAIEEVPPWIENFSKLESLEMWKCKNLATLPTGINLKSLYRLNLSGCPLLKSFPDISSNISTLYLNQTAIEEVPPWIDNFSSLEALEMWECRQLRCISPNIFKLENLGEIFFSDCEHLAEVSLLDCPQEEAGDTSNTCTKLSLISFTNCINLNQENFIQQSASKYLILPGVEVPPYFTHRSAGSIFNIPLHHSSLSQQPAFNFKACVVVSDVDAISEGTETANHNLCFIDIEVHCRFKDSHGNYSGSTESIDFSLPQEYDHLIIFDCPFGQNQDSGESNCEQVEIEFSLVSTGLRLIGCGLKCQ; this is encoded by the exons atgtcttcttcttcatcgtcttGTGATTTGGTATACGACGTCTTCCCGAGCTTCAGAGGAGAAGATGTCCGTAAGTCATTCCTCAGCCATTTTCTCAAGGAGTTGGATCGAAAACTCATCAGTGCTTTCAAAGACAAGAAGATCGAGACAAGTGAATCACTTGATCCCGTCCTTAAGCAAGCCATTAAAAAATCAAGGATTGCGATCGTCATCTTCTCCCAAAACTACGTTTCTTCTAGCTGGTGCCTTAACGAGTTGTTGGAGATAGTGAAATGCCAGCAAGAGTTAAGTCAAATAGTTATACCGGTTTTTTATGATGTGGATCCTTGTCATGTCAGACATCAGACTAAAGAGTTTGGAGAGGTCTTTAAGAAGACTTGCCTGAGAAGAACAGATGACGAGATAAAACTATGGAAGAAAGCTTTGACCGATGTGGCAAATCTTGTCGGATATCATTCTCAAAACTG GGAAAACGAAGCAACAATGATTGAAGTAATAGCCAATGATGTTTTGGGTAAATTGAATTTAACTCAGTCTAAGGATTTTGAGGACTTTGTTGGGATTGAAGAGCATATGGAAAAGATGAGTTCACTCTTGTGCTTGGAATCCAAGGAAGTGAAGATGATTGGGATATGGGGTCCTTCCGGAATTGGCAAGAGTATTATTGCAAGAGCACTAGAAGCTCGACTCTCTCGTCACTTCCATGGTAAAGTTTTCATCGACATGCGTTTCATATCCAAGAGTAAGGAATATTATCGCAAAGGTAACTCAGATGATATTAACATGAAGCTGCACTTGCAAGAAAACTTCCTTTCCAAGATATTAGATAAGGAAGGGGTAAAAGTAGATACCTTAAATGCCGTGAGAGAGAAGCTAAAGCGCCAAAAAGTACTTATTTTTTTCGATGATTTGGATGATCAAGTTGTGTTAGATGCGTTGGCGGGTGGAGATGAATGGTTTGGTCCTGGGAGTAGGATAATTGCAATTACAAAAGATATGCAGATACTAAGGGCCCATGGGATTACATGTGTTTACAAGGTTGAAACCCCATCTAAAGAAATAGCTCTTCAGATGTTATGTCGATCTGCTTTCAGACAAGATTCTCCGCCTGATGGGTTCATGGAGGTTGCGTCTGAAGTTGCAATGCGTGTAGGTTGTCTTCCGTTGGGACTTAACATTATAGGTTCGTCCTTACGGGAAAGGGACAAAACGCATTGGGTAAATATGTTGCCAGCTCTTCGGAAAGGTCTACACGGGAAAATTGAGGAAGCACTAAGCTTCAGCTACAAAGCATTAGAAAGAAAAGAATATCAAGCATTGTTTCGTCACGTCGCGTGTCTTTTTAACGGTGATGAAGTCAGTTACATCAAGTTGATGCTTGCAGATAGTGAGTTGAATGTTGACATGGGTCTTGAAGTTTTAGTTGATAAGTCCCTCATACGTGTGGTACCATCTTGGAATAATACGAACATCGTGGAGATGCACTGTTTAGTACAAGAAATGGGTAAAGAAATTGTTCGTGGACAATCTGACAAGCCTGGAGAACGAGAATTTCTAATGGATTCAAAGGATGTTTGCAATATTCTTAAAGATCGCACC GGTACTGAAAAGCTTATAGGTATATCAATGGACCTAGATGAAATTGATAAGGTGAAGATACATGAAAAGGCTTTTAAAAGGATGAGTAATCTCCGTTTTCTAAAATTCTATAAAAGGTCATTGCAACCGAAGAAAGAAGTTAGATGGCAATCACCCAAAACACTCAATGATTTTCCGGATGAACTCAAGTTACTAAGTTGGCCAGGATATCCTATGGAATGCATGCCTTCTAATTTTTGTCCTGAATATTTGGTTGAACTCAATATGCCTAACAGCAAGCTTAAAAAGCTATGGAAAGAAGTTGAG GAGCTTACATACCTGAAGGATATGGATTTGTCAGGATCTAAAAGCCTGAAAAAGATTCCAGATCTTTCAACGGCGACCAATCTTGAGACATTGAATCTTCACGGTTGTTCAAGCTTGGTGGAGCTTCCTTCTTCCATTCAAAGTCTTAATAAACTGACGGATTTGAACATGTCTGGATGCACAAATCTGGAGACACTTCCAAATGGAGCCAACCTGAAATCTCTAGTTCGCCTCGTTCTCACTGGTTGCTCACAGTTGAAGGTTTTCCCAGATATTTCGAGTAAAATCGAATCCATCATTGCCAACAAGACAGCTTTTGAAAGTTTCCCTTCTAAATTGCGTCTTGAGAATCTTGTTGAACTTCGCATGGAGCACAGCATGAGTCGAAGGTTATGGGAGGGAGTTCAG CCTCTTACAAGCCTCACAAAGATAATGTTGTCCGGATCACAAAACCTGAAAGAAATCCCAGATCTTTCACTGGCAACAAGTCTAGAGACACTAAATCTCAATGGTTGCTCTAGTTTGGTGGAGCTAACTTGTTCATCAATTCAGAATCTTAATAAACTAACCACCTTGGAAATGACAGGATGCTCAAGTCTAGAGACTCTCCCAACTGGCATCAACTTGAAATCTCTCTACCGCCTCAACCTCAATGAATGCTCGCGGTTGAAGAGTTTCCCTGATATCTCAGATAACATCTCAACCCTCAATCTAAACCAAACAGCGATAGAAGAAGTTCCTCCATGGATCGAAAACTTCTCCAAACTTGAATCCTTGGAAATGTGGAAATGCAAAAATCTAGCGACTCTTCCAACTGGCATCAACCTAAAATCTCTCTATCGCCTCAATCTCAGTGGATGTCCACTGCTGAAAAGTTTTCCAGATATCTCAAGCAATATCTCCACTCTTTATCTTAACCAAACAGCCATTGAAGAAGTCCCTCCTTGGATCGATAACTTCTCTAGCCTTGAAGCCCTGGAAATGTGGGAATGCAGACAGCTAAGATGCATCTCACCAAACATCTTCAAGCTTGAAAACCTTGGCGAGATTTTCTTCTCGGACTGCGAGCATTTGGCTGAAGTTAGCTTGCTAGACTGTCCGCAGGAGGAAGCAGGAGACACCAGTAATACTTGCACTAAGTTGTCATTGATAAGTTTCACCAACTGCATAAATTTGAATCAAGAAAACTTCATTCAACAATCAGCTTCCAAGTATCTGATCTTACCAGGTGTTGAAGTGCCCCCTTACTTTACACACAGATCTGCTGGGAGCATCTTTAACATCCCTCTACATCATTCTTCTCTTTCTCAACAACCAGCCTTCAACTTCAAGGCTTGCGTCGTGGTTTCTGATGTCGATGCGATTTCTGAAGGAACAGAAACCGCCAACCATAATCTTTGCTTTATAGACATTGAGGTACATTGCCGGTTTAAAGACAGCCACGGGAACTACTCTGGGTCAACAGAGTCAATAGATTTCTCCTTACCTCAAGAGTATGATCATCTGATTATATTTGACTGTCCTTTCGGTCAAAACCAAGACAGCGGTGAATCGAATTGCGAACAAGTTGAGATAGAGTTTAGTCTTGTTAGTACAGGGCTCAGACTAATAGGATGTGGTTTAAAATGCCAATGA
- the LOC117131999 gene encoding glutathione S-transferase T3-like: protein MSPPRVSLSPSNLSATLICDVLVNASVICSPNLSSKISSPRRLTSMKKDFASVSEIQKESQQSVSPSSSQVPLFAEDTGGSGKVRRTWTPTDDVVLISSSLAFWKRIAAYYNASPKLAGCEKREASHCKNRWQKINDVVCKFCGAYEAATRQKTSGQNDNDKWCELSTAKKDGSYRKRKCDGGDDDEANAGDDDEATNRPPGVKAAKAGSGKGSKCPEANAGKGLSQFQTMWTIKKEDLVLKEKLGKIKLLNTLLAREGPLAASEETLKEQLITELRP from the exons ATGAGTCCTCCTcgtgtctctctctctcctagCAATCTCTCGGCGACTCTGATCTGCGACGTTCTCGTCAACGCATCCGTCATCTGTTCTCCTAATCTCTCGTCGAAGATAAGCTCTCCTCGACGGCTCACATCGATGAAGAAAGACTTCGCCTCTGTCTCCGAAATTCAAAAGGAAAG TCAACAAAGTGTTTCACCCTCTTCATCGCAAGTCCCCTTATTTGCTGAAGACACTGGAGGCAGTGGCAAAGTAAGAAGAACCTGGACGCCAACAGACGATGTTGTTCTCATCAGCTC GTCGCTTGCGTTCTGGAAAAGAATTGCTGCATACTACAATGCTAGTCCTAAGCTTGCTGGCTGTGAAAAAAGAGAGGCGTCTCACTGTAAGAATCGTTGGCAGAAGATCAATGACGTCGTCTGCAAGTTTTGCGGTGCATATGAAGCAGCAACCAGACAGAAAACCAGTGGACAAAATGATAATGAT AAATGGTGTGAGCTGTCAACAGCCAAAAAAGATGGAAGCTACAGAAAGAGGAAGTGTGATGGTGGGGATGATGATGAAGCCAAtgctggtgatgatgatgaagctaCAAATCGACCCCCGGGAGTCAAGGCAGCAAAGGCCGGTTCTGGAAAAGGCAGCAAATGTCCTGAAGCCAATGCTGGAAAAGGTCTGTCCCAGTTTCAGACAATGTGGACCATCAAAAAGGAAGACTTGGTTTTGAAAGAAAAACTGGgaaaaatcaagcttctcaacaCTCTCCTTGCTAGAGAAGGACCACTTGCGGCTTCTGAAGAAACTTTGAAGGAGCAACTCATAACTGAGTTGAGGCCATGA
- the LOC103853853 gene encoding uncharacterized protein LOC103853853, with product MASSSHDLLDESFDDAFDDAFDEFFDQQFDQTFQNLTIQIDQEERRKKRKKRAYIERNREEGNVRLWNDYFSETPTYPATYFRRRFRMNKSLFTHIVDRLSNEVDFFRQKRDGLGRLGLSALQKCTAAIRVLAYGTAADAVDEYLRLGETTTRSCVENFVEGILYLFGDEYLRKPTPADLQRLLDVGEYRGFPGMIGSIDCTLNDINVLDRSPVFDDIINGQAPQVTYSVNGREYHLAYYLTDGIYPKWATFIQSISLPQSPKAVLFAQYQEAVRKDVERAFGVLQARFAIIKNPALFWDKVKIGKIMRACIILHNMIVENERDGNTQFDVSGFQQGDDTGNSHVDLTYSTDIPTNIANMMGVRTRIRDRQKHEQLKGDLVEHV from the exons ATGGCGTCTTCTTCTCACGACCTTTTAGACGAATCATTTGATGATGCATTTGATGATGCATTTGATGAATTCTTTGATCAGCAATTTGATCAAACTTTTCAGAATTTGACCATTCAAATTGATCAAGAAGAACGaaggaaaaaaaggaaaaaacgagcttatatcgaaagaaatcgtgaAGAAGGCAATGTACGTTTATGGAATGATTATTTCAGTGAAACGCCAACGTATCCTGCAACTTATTTCCGACGACGTTTTAGAATGAACAAGTCATTGTTCACGCACATTGTTGATCGACTCTCGAACGAAGTTGACTTCTTTCGCCAAAAGAGAGATGGTCTTGGAAGGCTTGGTCTCTCGGCACTCCAAAAGTGTACAGCAGCTATCCGTGTTTTGGCATATGGTACTGCGGCGGATGCGGTCGACGAATACCTCCGGCTCGGTGAAACGACAACTCGGTCATGTGTCGAGAATTTTGTGGAGGGAATACTTTATTTGTTCGGAGATGAATACCTACGAAAACCAACACCGGCTGATCTTCAACGTCTACTTGATGTTGGAGAGTATCGTGGATTTCCCGGGATGATaggaagcatcgatt gtaccttaaatgatattaatgttCTTGATCGCTCTCCTGTTTTTGACGATATAATAAATGGCCAAGCTCCCCAAGTGACTTACTCTGTCAATGGAAGAGAGTATCACTTGGCTTACTATCTCACCGATGGTATCTATCCGAAATGGGCaacttttatccaatctattTCACTACCACAAAGTCCGAAAGCAGTGTTATTTGCGCAATACCAAGAAGCTGTCCGAAAAGATGTAGAGCGTGCTTTTGGAGTCTTGCAAGCTCGGTTTGCCATCATTAAAAATCCAGCACTTTTTTGGGATAAAGTCAAAATTGGTAAGATTATGAGGGCttgtatcatactccataatatgattgtgGAAAACGAACGAGATGGAAACACTCAATTTGATGTTTCCGGGTTCCAACAAGGAGATGATACTGGAAATTCGCATGTCGATCTCACGTACTCTACAGATATCCCTACAAATATCGCCAATATGATGGGTGTTCGAACTAGAATTCGTGATCGACAAAAGCATGAACAACTGAAAGGTGATTTGGTTGAACATGTATGA